The following proteins are co-located in the Clostridiales bacterium genome:
- a CDS encoding YtxH domain-containing protein — translation MLIKSIAGIVIGALLGFAYYKLVGCSTGSCPITASPYNSTIYGAVMGLLIGASS, via the coding sequence ATGCTGATTAAATCAATTGCAGGAATTGTGATTGGAGCTTTGCTGGGATTCGCTTATTATAAGCTGGTGGGCTGCTCTACGGGAAGCTGTCCCATCACAGCAAGTCCATACAACTCCACAATTTACGGGGCGGTAATGGGGCTTCTGATCGGGGCGTCCAGTTAG
- a CDS encoding 4Fe-4S ferredoxin encodes MVKKSKCPQNHPCPSVRVCPVGALVQRGYDAPSVDEEKCIKCGKCVRFCPMKALVME; translated from the coding sequence ATGGTGAAAAAAAGTAAATGTCCGCAGAACCATCCCTGCCCATCGGTTAGAGTCTGTCCCGTGGGTGCCTTGGTCCAAAGGGGATATGATGCCCCCTCCGTGGATGAGGAAAAATGCATCAAGTGCGGAAAATGTGTTCGGTTCTGCCCCATGAAGGCATTGGTTATGGAATAG
- the trxA gene encoding thioredoxin: MSALTITMENFENEVLKSEKPVLLDFWASWCGPCKMVSPVIDEIAGEVTHAKVGKVNVDEQPELAAKFRVMSIPTLAVMKGGELVKTSVGAKQKDAILSMLKE, from the coding sequence ATGAGCGCATTGACAATCACGATGGAAAATTTTGAAAATGAAGTTCTAAAATCTGAAAAGCCGGTCCTGTTGGATTTCTGGGCATCCTGGTGCGGACCCTGCAAAATGGTTTCACCGGTTATTGATGAAATCGCTGGTGAGGTCACCCATGCCAAGGTTGGTAAAGTCAACGTGGATGAGCAACCGGAGCTGGCAGCGAAGTTCAGAGTGATGAGCATACCCACACTGGCTGTGATGAAAGGCGGAGAGCTGGTCAAGACATCAGTGGGAGCAAAACAAAAGGATGCTATCCTCTCCATGCTAAAGGAATAA
- a CDS encoding S8 family peptidase — protein MNVNTLENTTVPNNEFMYHPDTMDFLVRRTEYITDFLETNPNIVQTQTLMGRYIIAYTDRRNNDMLMDFLGSSYANSTSLICGLLDRESLEAAGIYQVQQQPFLNLRGRGVLVGFVDTGIDYTKETFINEFGFSKVQYLYDQTIPGTPPEGFLMGTEYNNIQLNAALRSEDPYSIVPSRDTVGHGTFLASIAAGRQTQDGFVGAAPEAELIVVKLRKARPFYLERFLVPPEQENAYEYSDIMIGIEYIMAKAQQLGRPVSICIALGTNLGSHDGFSIFEEYISDVSSLRGVCVCTAAGNESQARHHTQGVLTSQNEEQNIDIRVGENAGDFMISLWNNASDRMSVSVRSPTGEVVGRVPAKAGTQFSARLVMERARVMIEYYFPLEGSGSQLTVISIFNATPGIWTIVVHGDIVLDGTYNAWLPLTGFVSPTVGFLSPSPYMTVVVPSTAIGVICCGAYNPRTESLYLNTSWGPTRAMTLKPDFVAPGVEVGGVFPSGPGRMTGTSVSCALAAGASALLLQWGIVRGNEVSMSTYHIRAYLIRGCSRSETITYPNQQWGYGSLNLMQTFSLMREL, from the coding sequence ATGAATGTGAATACGTTGGAAAATACAACCGTACCAAATAATGAATTTATGTATCATCCGGACACCATGGATTTCCTGGTAAGAAGAACCGAATATATCACAGACTTCCTTGAGACAAATCCAAATATCGTGCAGACTCAAACGCTTATGGGAAGATACATCATTGCTTACACAGACCGAAGGAACAACGATATGCTGATGGATTTCCTTGGATCAAGCTACGCAAATTCCACGTCACTTATCTGCGGACTTCTGGACAGAGAAAGTCTTGAAGCGGCAGGAATCTATCAAGTTCAGCAACAGCCTTTTCTGAATCTAAGAGGAAGAGGCGTTTTAGTCGGATTCGTAGATACGGGGATCGATTATACCAAGGAAACCTTTATCAATGAATTCGGATTCAGCAAAGTGCAATATCTCTACGATCAGACCATCCCCGGCACTCCGCCGGAGGGGTTTCTGATGGGCACGGAATATAACAACATACAGCTCAATGCGGCATTGCGGTCCGAAGATCCTTACTCCATCGTTCCTTCGAGGGATACAGTTGGACACGGAACCTTTCTGGCATCCATTGCTGCCGGCCGCCAGACCCAGGACGGATTTGTGGGCGCAGCACCGGAGGCGGAACTGATTGTGGTAAAGCTAAGAAAGGCAAGACCATTCTATTTGGAACGGTTTCTCGTTCCTCCTGAGCAGGAAAACGCCTATGAATACAGCGATATCATGATCGGAATCGAATATATTATGGCCAAGGCGCAGCAGCTGGGAAGACCTGTTTCAATCTGCATTGCACTGGGAACGAATCTTGGCAGCCATGATGGATTCAGCATCTTTGAGGAATATATCAGCGATGTTTCCAGCCTTAGAGGAGTCTGTGTCTGTACTGCAGCAGGCAATGAGAGTCAGGCACGGCACCATACCCAGGGAGTGCTGACAAGTCAGAATGAGGAACAGAATATCGATATCAGAGTGGGCGAAAATGCAGGAGATTTCATGATTTCTCTATGGAACAATGCTTCGGACCGAATGTCAGTTTCGGTCCGGTCTCCGACAGGCGAGGTGGTGGGAAGGGTACCGGCAAAGGCCGGGACGCAGTTCTCCGCGAGATTGGTCATGGAACGGGCAAGGGTGATGATTGAGTATTACTTCCCTTTAGAAGGGAGCGGAAGTCAACTCACTGTCATCAGCATCTTCAATGCCACCCCGGGAATCTGGACTATTGTGGTACATGGAGACATTGTCCTTGACGGAACCTATAATGCCTGGCTGCCTTTGACCGGATTTGTTTCTCCGACTGTAGGCTTTCTTTCCCCGTCCCCTTATATGACTGTGGTCGTTCCGTCAACGGCCATCGGGGTTATCTGCTGTGGTGCCTATAACCCCAGAACAGAGAGCCTGTATTTGAACACCTCCTGGGGACCCACAAGAGCCATGACTTTAAAACCTGACTTTGTGGCGCCCGGTGTGGAGGTGGGAGGAGTCTTTCCCAGCGGGCCAGGCCGAATGACCGGAACCAGCGTTTCCTGTGCACTTGCAGCAGGAGCAAGTGCCCTGCTCTTGCAGTGGGGAATCGTTCGAGGAAACGAGGTTTCCATGAGTACCTATCACATCAGAGCGTATCTCATTAGAGGCTGCTCCAGAAGTGAGACTATTACCTATCCAAATCAGCAATGGGGTTATGGCAGCTTGAACCTGATGCAGACCTTCAGCTTGATGAGGGAACTGTAG
- a CDS encoding S8 family peptidase, with protein sequence MTTWTVDPQITAFLEHPDTIDFITLQSEVLMGGLVGNPNVFFTQTLLGRYIVGYTNRQNISLIIQTMGASFINSFPYVVGLLDIRTLEESGIIQVQQNPYLDLKGRGVLVGFVDTGIDYTQNTFIYEDGTSKIQYIFDQTGSGNTPEGFYLGTEYNNQQINDALRAENPYDIVPQQDTVGHGTFLASLAAGRADGQGFLGAAPDAELIVVKLRPARPYFREYYLVPPEQENAYESSAVMVGIEYILTKARELNRPVVICIGVGTNLGGHDGFSLFEQYISEVAGLRGVCVCSAAGNENQEGHHMENTLTATGEQQNIDIRVGDNAGNIYVSIWSSASDRISVAVRSPTGELVGFLPARSGAVLDSRLVLEQAGVSIAYYFPVEGSGSQLSTVRIFNATPGIWTIIVRGDIVLNGNYHAWLPITGFVSPTVEFLTPSPYTTVVVPATSFGIITCGAYNSASDSLFIHSSWGPSRLPLLTMDLVAPGVNVGGIYPTGPGTMSGTSVANATAAGACALLLQWGIVDGNDVAMSSFQARAYLIRGCVRNENITYPNPQWGYGRLNLLQTFYLMRQV encoded by the coding sequence ATGACCACTTGGACAGTGGATCCGCAGATTACCGCCTTTCTCGAGCATCCGGATACCATCGATTTTATCACCTTGCAAAGTGAAGTACTCATGGGAGGACTTGTGGGAAATCCCAACGTTTTTTTTACGCAGACACTCTTAGGAAGATACATTGTAGGCTATACCAATCGTCAGAATATCAGTCTGATCATCCAAACCATGGGAGCGAGTTTTATCAATTCATTTCCTTACGTAGTGGGTCTTCTGGATATTCGGACCTTGGAGGAGTCCGGCATCATTCAAGTACAGCAGAATCCTTATCTTGATTTGAAAGGCAGAGGGGTTCTCGTGGGGTTCGTTGATACGGGAATTGATTATACACAGAACACTTTTATCTATGAGGATGGAACCAGTAAAATTCAGTATATATTTGACCAGACAGGGAGCGGAAACACGCCAGAGGGGTTCTATCTCGGGACCGAATACAACAACCAGCAGATTAATGATGCGCTGCGTGCGGAGAATCCCTATGATATTGTTCCTCAGCAGGATACGGTGGGTCACGGAACGTTCCTGGCTTCTCTGGCTGCAGGCAGGGCAGACGGTCAGGGATTTCTTGGTGCTGCGCCGGATGCAGAGCTGATTGTGGTAAAGCTGAGGCCGGCAAGGCCTTACTTTCGGGAATATTATCTCGTACCGCCAGAACAGGAAAATGCATATGAGTCCAGTGCTGTAATGGTTGGAATCGAGTATATTCTGACAAAGGCAAGAGAACTCAACAGGCCAGTGGTAATTTGCATTGGCGTTGGTACAAATTTAGGCGGCCACGACGGGTTTAGTTTGTTTGAGCAATATATCAGCGAGGTGGCGGGTTTAAGGGGTGTCTGCGTGTGCTCCGCAGCAGGAAATGAAAATCAGGAAGGGCACCATATGGAGAATACTCTGACTGCCACAGGAGAGCAGCAGAACATTGATATCCGAGTGGGCGACAATGCGGGAAATATCTACGTTTCCATATGGAGCTCCGCCTCGGACCGCATCTCTGTTGCGGTGCGCTCTCCAACAGGAGAGCTTGTGGGATTTCTGCCTGCAAGGTCCGGCGCTGTATTGGATTCCCGGCTGGTATTAGAGCAGGCGGGGGTATCCATTGCATACTATTTTCCTGTGGAAGGCAGCGGGAGTCAGCTGTCAACGGTGAGAATTTTTAATGCCACGCCCGGTATCTGGACCATCATTGTAAGAGGAGATATTGTTCTAAACGGGAATTATCATGCATGGCTTCCCATCACAGGTTTTGTATCGCCTACAGTCGAGTTCTTAACACCGTCGCCTTATACCACCGTAGTTGTTCCCGCCACTTCCTTCGGTATCATCACTTGCGGCGCCTACAACAGCGCTTCCGATAGCCTGTTCATCCATTCCTCCTGGGGGCCTTCCCGGCTTCCCCTGCTCACTATGGATCTGGTCGCACCTGGTGTAAATGTAGGTGGGATCTATCCTACAGGACCCGGGACCATGAGCGGAACCAGCGTAGCAAATGCAACCGCTGCGGGTGCATGTGCCCTCCTGCTGCAATGGGGGATAGTGGACGGGAATGATGTTGCAATGAGTTCGTTTCAAGCCAGAGCGTATTTAATCCGTGGCTGCGTGAGAAATGAAAATATAACATACCCTAATCCCCAATGGGGATATGGCAGACTTAATCTGTTGCAGACCTTCTATCTGATGCGGCAGGTATAG